GATAATGGGAAGGGCGCCGCTGACCAGTATCTGTCCTTCTTCTACCGTATCACCTATGGCTGCCATTGGAACGCCGCTGCGAACGATCATGGAGGTGATTACACCGCCTTTTTCCGCTATGATGTCACAGGGAGTTTCATCTTTTGCAGGAATCTCCGACAACACTTCATTTTCTTTTATTTTAACCAAAAGGCGGGTTCCTGATACCCTTGCCGATACCCAGGTTATTTCAGGAAACTTGGTTCGAAAAGATTCTTCCAGGACATCACAATCAATTTTTGATTTTTTCATGCCATATCGGATTTCTTCCGATTCGCAGAATTTTAAAAGAGTGTCGTATGTATACATCCGGTTCCCGTCAAATTCAATATCCCAGATAAACAGGGAAAGGGAATAGAGGATCAAAAAAAAGCTGATGAACCCGGCTGCATATAGTTTCCGTTTTTTGTTCCGATGTAAAAAAAAAGGAAGTCCAAACTTTTTTAAAATCCTAAGTCTGACCTTCGATTTACGCACAAGGGGCTTCACTTTACGGAACCCTTGTACCGTCATGAAAAGCTGATAGGAATGTCCGCAATTTACGACTTTCCACAATTCAATTTCATGTACGTTGCACATGTTAAGAAAACGTTCCGGGGAAAAACCGGTCATTTCTATAGAAAGATAACCGAATAAATAATGATTCAGCCATGCAAGCATTTTATTTCACCTCCAGTACCCTTTTTATTCAAATTCCAGGGATTTTATATAACCGTTGATTTTCATCTCCTCATTGGTGTAGTATTCAATCATCAGCCTGCTACCGCCAATGATCACCCGACAGTTTTTTGCCTGAAGTTTGATGGAACAGTCTGTATACAGGATAATGCTTCGGTAATTTTCTATTACAACGCTATGACGTCCAAGAAAAGATACAAGCACTTCTCCCATAACCACGTCCTTCGGGAGTTTTAAGGCGGAAGCTGCTTTTTCCTTTGATTCCTCAAACATAATCCCTTTTCTGCCCCTCTCTTTTATTTTTGCAAATCGATTTGGGGATTTAACCCCTTTATACTATATGCAAAAAAGATGCGGAACATTCTACGGCATTAAAAGTCGAAAAAACCCCTGGTCACATAGAATGGGACCAGGGGCTCATCTTTTAACTATTAGTTATATTTACGTTTTCTTGCAGCTTCAGACTTTTTCTTGCGTCTAACGCTTGGTTTCTCGTAATGCTCTCTCTTACGAATTTCCTGCTGGATACCTGCTTTTGCACAGTTTCTTTTGAATCTGCGTAAAGCACTATCTAAGGTCTCGTTGTCTTTAACGATAACATTTGACATAGCTCACACCTAACCTCCCTCCAGTTGTGTACTTGTGCATAATACAACTGTTTGGGTATTTTATAGCACTGATATGATTATAGCATAATTTTGCCATTCGTCAAGAAAAACTTTATATCTTTCTTAATGTTTCCCTGATTAATTCAGCTGTTCTGCAACAATTTCCGCAACTTTTTCAAGGCATGCATCCACTCCTGCCGGATTCTTTCCGCCTGCCTGAGCCATATTCGGACGACCGCCCCCGCCGCCTCCGACTAAGGAAGCAATGGCTTTGATCAAGTTGCCTGCATGAGCTCCCTTTTTCTGTGCGTCTTCCGTCACAGTAGCCATCAGATTTACTTTATCATCCTGAACAGAGGCGATTACAATGACTCCATCTCCTATTTTATCTTTCAGCTGGTCGCCCAGATTGCGGAGTCCATTCATATCCACATCAAGCACCTTTGTGGCAAGAACCTTAACTCCCTTAATCTCTTTCACCTGATCCATTACATTTCCAAGAGAGTCTTTTGCAAGTTTGCTTTTTAACTTTTCATTCTCAGAATGCAGGGCTTTTATTTCTTCTAAAAGGGACTGTAGTTTTTCCGTCAGGGATGATGGTGTTGTCTTGACAATCTTTGCTGCTTCAAGAAGCTCTTTTTCTGTTTCCTGATAATAATGCATCAGGCCGTCTCCGGTCAGGGCTTCGATTCTCCGGACTCCGGCTGCGATACCGGTTTCAGACAGGATCTTAAAAGAGCCAATGACTCCCGTATTGTTAATATGGGTGCCGCCGCAAAGCTCTGTGGAAAAGTCTCCCATTTTCACAACGCGGACCGAATCGCCGTATTTTTCCCCAAACAGTGCCATAGCACCTGATTTTTTGGCTTCCTCTAAAGACATGATTTCCGTTTTTACAGGAAGAGATTCCTTGATTTTCTCATTTACCAGAGTTTCCACCTGTTGGATTTCCTTAAGTGTCATGGCTGAGAAATGAGTAAAGTCGAAACGCAGCCTGTCTCCGTCAACTAAGGAACCGGCCTGCTCTACATGATTGCCCAGAACTGCTCTTAAGGCTTTCTGGAGAAGATGGGTTGCACTGTGGTTTTTCCCCGTATTCTGGCGGTTATTTTCACAAACCTTTAAGGTAACCACATCTCCGGTCTGCAGCATTCCCTTTATCATTCTGCCCACATGGCCCACTTTTCCACCCTGTAAATGGATGGTATCTTCCACCTTAAATTCGCCCATATCACTTACGATTCTGCCTACATCGCCCTGCTGGCCTCCCATGGTTCCGTAAAATACGGTCTGTTCCGTCACAATGGTTCCGGTCTCTCCGTCGGTAAGCGCCTCCACTAAGTCTGTTTCCGAAGTGAGAACAAGGATTTTGGAATCACAAACCAGCTTATCATAGCCGATAAACTCCGTTGTAATGGCAGGATCAATGGACTGGTAGACAGTGACATCAGCCCCCATGTAATTGGTGGTTTTTCTGGCATTTCTGGCTGTTTCCCTCTGCTTTTGCATAGCAGCCTTAAAGCCGTCTTCATCCACACTGAAATTCTTTTCTTCCAGAATCTCCAGAGTCAGATCCAGAGGGAATCCGTAGGTATCATATAATTTGAAAGCATTCTCACCGGAAAGGATAGTGATCTTCTCTTTTATCATCTCCTCTTCCAGCTCGCCAAGTATTGCAAGGCCCTGGTCAATGGTCTTGTTAAACTTGTCTTCCTCCTGGGTCAGAACTTTTAGAATCATAGCTTTCTTTTCTTCCAGCTCCGGATATCCATCCTTAGATAAGTCAATCACGGTGGCGGACAAGTCTGCAAGGAACTTTCCTTCGATTCCCAGAAGTCTTCCATGGCGGGCTGCTCTTCTTAAGAGGCGGCGGAGAACATAGCCCCGTCCCTCATTGGAGGGCATGATGCCATCGGATATCATAAAGGTACAGGACCGGACGTGATCTGTGATCAGCCGAAGGGATACATCCACATCAGGATCCTTCTTGTATTCTGTCCGGGCCAGTTCAGCCACACGGTTTAAAAGAGCTTTAATGGTATCCACATCAAAAATGGAATCTACATCCTGAACAACTACGGCCAGACGTTCCAGTCCCATGCCGGTATCAATGTTCTTCTGCTGTAATTCCTCATAATTTCCATGGCCGTCATTTTCAAACTGTGTGAATACATTATTCCACACTTCCATATAACGGTCGCATTCACAGCCAACGGTACAGTCTGGCTTGCCGCAGCCGTACTTCTCTCCCCTGTCGTAGTAAATCTCAGAACAGGGGCCGCAGGGACCTGCGCCGTGCTCCCAGAAATTGTCTGCCTTTCCAAAACGGAAAATACGCTCGGGCGCAATGCCGATTTTCTTATTCCAGATTTCGAAGGCCTCATCGTCTTCCAGATATACGGAGGGATACAGCCTGTCCGGGTCAAGGCCGACTACCTGGGTCAAAAATTCCCATGACCAGTGAATCGCCTCATCCTTAAAATAATCCCCAAAGGAAAAGTTTCCCAGCATCTCAAAGAATGTGCCGTGGCGGGCTGTCTTGCCAACGTTCTCAATATCTCCTGTCCGGATACACTTCTGACAGGTAGTCACCCTTTTTCTTGGCGGGATTTCCTGGCCTGTAAAATATGGCTTAAGGGGAGCCATGCCCGAGTTGATTAACAACAAGCTGTTATCATTATGTGGAACCAGGGAGAAGCTTTTCATCGCCAGATGTCCCTTACTCTCAAAAAATTCAAGGAACATTCTCCTCAGTTCATTCACACCGTAGTTTTTCACGTTACTGTCCTCCGTTTGCTATTTTGTCTCTTTCGTCGCATTGCCGCTGTTTACGGCATCTTTATGATCTCTGTATTTCTTGCCGCATACGATACCGCCCCATGCAAGAAACAGGAAGAACAGAAATTTTATTGCGGTCTCCAATAAACTTGCAAATATAGCTGTCATATTTTTTTCCTCCCGAAAATTCATATAGTATCACTCATTTTACTATCCTATCATATGGAATTTTATTTATCAAGATGTTGCTATGGAAATTTTTTCATTCAAAATAAAAAAGTACGGTAAATACCGTACTTTTTACTGTTCCTCTTTTAAAGAGAGGACATCCATGTATTCTGTTACCAAATCATAGGCCCGCGCCCTAGTGGACTCTGCCAAGGAAGCAGTGTACTCAACCTCTTCCAGGCTTCCGCCGCTGTATTTTTTTGCGGCCTCTTCTGCCTTTGCATCCCTGCTTTTGATCCATGCCTGCTGTGAGGTTTCAAGGGTTTCCTTATCTTCGTCAGTCAACCCTTCTATAATAGCGGTATAAATCGCATTCTGTTCCCTGTTCCACAGCTTAAATTCCTTATCTACCAGGACTTTCATGGAATAGGTATTTGAATCTCCTGATTCCTCCCGCATCTTTTTGATCTGGGCATCCAGTTCCAGCAAATGCTTTTGATAATAGGCTGCCCCCTCCGCAGGAGCGGCTGCATTCGCCTGCCGGCTTTTTAAATCCGGACTTATGGGAGAGATTACAGTTTCCTCTATGGAAGCCTCGTTAGAGTTTTCCTCTGCCTGGGGAACCGGTTCTGCCTGGTCAGAAACTGCAGCACTTTTCATCCGAAGCTCGGCATCTGCCGGCTGGGATCTGTTTTCCGCTGCGGTTTCAGCATTTGGGGCGGCTGCCGGACCGGCTTTTCTCATCTTTGATTCCGCTGCAGAAGCAGGCGCTTCCTGGGGAGCCGCCATATCCGCTGAAAACAATTCCGGCGTTCCGCCATAGCCTTTTGCCTCTGCTTGGTCATCCGGAATTTCGGAGTTTGAAAGCCCAGTGATTCCCAAAGGATCCGAAACATTTTCCTTGCTTTTTATAAACGTGGATGTGGCAAGGGTTATGAGGATCCCGATGACCAGAATGCTTCCAATTACAATCCAAATTCCTCTATTTTTATTCATGAAATATCATCCTAACCTATTTGATGAAAATAACATAGCACAAATAAAAAAGAAAGAAAATAGGAATTCGCAATTAGTAAGACATTGTAAGAGATATGTAAGTTTTTGGCATTTTCCAATGCTTGCCATATCATATCCCTTCGTCGACCTGCAGATCATCTCCATCTGCAGCGCTTGTGGCCAGCACGTCACACCTCTCATTCTGAGGGTGGCCGGCATGTCCCTTTACCCAGTGAAAAGTCACCTGATGAGGTTCTATGGCCTTTAACAGCCTTTCCCATAGGTCAATGTTCTTTACAGGGCCGCTTTTGCCCCTCTTCCAGTTGTTTTTTACCCAATTCTCAATCCAATGCTGATTAAATGCGTCTGTCACATATTTGGAATCAGAGTATAGTTCTACCTGACATGGCCTGGTTAACGCTTCCAGACCTGCAATGGCCGCCATAAGTTCCATACGGTTGTTGGTGGTTTTTACATATCCACCTGACATGGTTTTTTCGTGGAGCTGCCCTTTGGAATCAGTAAATTGCAAAACCGCGCCATAGCCTCCTGGCCCGTCAGGGTTTCCTCTTGCAGCTCCGTCGGTAAATAATTGTACTTTCGTCACTTTCTTTTGTTCTCCTTATCTATCCCATTTATCACATAAAGAATTAATTTGATCCGCAAATTTGGCAAGATCTTTATTGGCTCCGCCTTCGTTATGACGGATAACCTGCAAAAGCCTTTCGCCGGCAGCAAAAAGCCTTCCATAAACACCCACTGGTTTTTTTGAGATTTCCGGTCCTTTGACAACTGCAACACCCTCTGTCTCATCCAGCCATCTCCCAAGGGAAAGATCATAAACAGAACCGGAGTGAGGGGCCTTTACCCTGTATCCGTAATCCTTCTCAAGGAGCTGCTCAAAGGAGCTGCAAACCAGATCATCACCGTGTACCAGAAATACTTGTCGCGGTTTTTCTTCAAAAGCGTTCAACCAGGCAATCAATCCTTCCATATCTGCGTGGGAACTCATTCCCTCCATCTGTTCTATATGGGCTTCCACCTGAATGGTTTCGCCAAACAGCCTTACTTCACTGCAGCCTTCAATCAGGCTCCTTCCCAAGGTTCCTATGGACTGGTATCCGGTGAAAACGATCGTACAAGACCGTCTCCATAAATTATGCTTTAAGTGATGGCGGATACGGCCTGCATCACACATGCCCGCCGCTGAAATGATTACTTTTGGTTTTGAATTAAAATTAATGTTCTTGGATTCTTCACTGGTAACCGACAGCTTCAGGCCTGGAAAGGATATGGGGTTGATACCTTTCATGACCAGTTCCTTTGTTTCTTCATCATAGCAGTCTACCAGATTATCTTTAAAAATTTGGGTTGCTTCCACTGCCAGAGGGCTGTCGACATAAACCTCAAACCCATCATGACCGGTGACCAGCTTCTCTGCTTTGATTCGGCGGAACATATAAAGGAGCTCCTGGGTCCTTCCCACTGCAAATGCGGGTATTACCACGTTTCCACCACTGTCAAGGGTCTTTTGGACAATGCCTGCAAGAATGGAAACATGATCCGGTATCACACCGTGAAGCCGGTCTCCGTAGGTGCATTCCATAACCACATAATCCGCCTCTTTTATGTAGTGAGGGTCACGGATTAAGGGCTTGTTCTTGTTGCCGATATCACCGGAAAATACGATTTTTTTAGAGATTCCGCCTTCTGTGATCCAGATTTCAACAGAGGCGGAACCAAGAAGATGGCCTACGTCTATAAAGCGGATAGTAAAGCCATCCTCCAGTTCCACCTTTTCGTTGTAATTGTAGGAATGAAACAGCTCCAATACGCCCATGGCATCATTGATTCCGTACAGGGGTTCTTCTTCCGGGAGGCCAGCCCGCCTGGCTTTTCTGTTCTTCCATTCTGTTTCAGACTCCTGAATATGGGCGCTGTCCTTCAGCATAATTCCGCAAAGATCGGCGGTTGCCACGGTGGAGATCACCCGTCCCCGGAACCCTCTTGCATAGATAAAAGGAAGCATTCCTGCGTGATCGATATGGGCATGGGTCAAAAGAACATAATCAATTTCCGCATAGCTGACTGGCAGATCCACATTTACAAATTTATCAATCCCCTGCTCCATACCGCAGTCCACAAGGATTTTAAAACCGGCAGCTTCCAGATAATGACAGCTCCCGGTTACCTCGCGGGCTGCGCCGATGAACATTAATTTCATAAAGCCCTCCTGTTGTACCTGTTTTTTGTATTATACCATTAATTTAGATAATAATGCAAATCATACCGCCATTACTATCGTTAATTATTTTTTGGAGGGTGTCCTGAAGTTTTATTTGACAGTCTTCCGTAAGCTGGGAAACTTTTTGCTGAATGCCGTCTTCCACGATCTGTTCAATGGATTTTCCAAAGATATTGGTGTTCCATATTCCATCTTCGCTATCTCTTGCATTTTCTTTAATGTAAGCGATCAGATCTTCTGCCTGCTGTTCGCTTCCGACAATAGGAGCGATCTCCGTCTGGATATGGGCTTTGATTAAATTGATGGAAGGTGCTTCTGCCCGCATTTTTACTCCGTATTTATTACCGTGCTTAATGACTTCCGGTTCATCCAGTATAATTTCGGACCGTTCCGGAGTTACGATTCCATAACCTTTGAAACGAACCTGGCTCATGGCCTGATTAACCTTTTCGTATTCTGCCTTCATCTTTGCAAGCTCGCTTAAGGTTTGCATCAACTGGTATTCTCCCTCTATCGGAAGCCCTACATAGTCGCTTAAAATCTGATAATAATAACTGTCATCCACATCCATTGCAACGGATACGCTGCCGTCGGCCATATTTAAGTTCTGGATCTTAATGGACCGGACGCTTTCTGTTGATCCGTCAAATAAGTCTGATGATACGTCCTTCATGTGGGATACTTTTTTTACCATATCTTTTGCAGCCTGGATTACCTGGGCTTTCAGCCAGTGGGTAGCAGGGAGGATCTCAAGCCATTTAGGAATGAAGAAATCCATTTCTGTTACAGGGAATTCCTTTAATACCCGTTCAAGGATGTTATTTACGTCATCCTTCTTTAACTGTTCACAGTTAATGGGCATGACCGTTACCCCGTATTTCTGGCTTATATCCTTTGAAAGAGCCGCTGTTTCCTCAGAATACGGCCTTGCAGAATTGAGCAGAATAATAAATGGTTTCCCAAGGTTTTTTAATTCCTGTACGGTACGCTCTTCTGCAGCTATGTAGTTGGGACGCTTCAGTTCGCCGATGGAACCGTCTGTGGTTATGACTACGCCAATGGTAGAATGGTCATTAATGACCTTTCTGGTTCCGATTTCTGCCGCTTTTGTAAAAGGGATCTCGTAATCAAACCAGGGTGTTTTCACAAGCCGCTCTTCATCATTTTCAATGTGACCGGCAGCACCGTCTACCATAAAGCCTACACAGTCGATCAAGCGGACTTTTGTTTCGATCTCATCTCCCAAACGGATGGTTGCCGCTTCTTTGGGGATGAATTTTGGTTCTGTGGTCATGATGGTTTTTCCTGCCGCACTCTGGGGCAGTTCGTCCCTTGTCTGAGTTTTCTGGTGTTCATCCTCCATGCCCGGCAGAACCATTAATTCCATAAAACGCTTGATAAAAGTCGACTTTCCTGTTCTTACCGGCCCCACAACTCCAATGTAGATTTCTCCGTTGGTTCGGGCTTTGATATCATTGTATACGTTATAATTGTCCATAAAGATTCCCCCTTCTGTGCTGTTATACTATATGCATGGGAGAAAGGATTATTCCCTTTTATTTTTCACGCCGCTTCTCTTTTATAATCGCATTTGGACTGGTGAAAAAGGAATAAATTAAGGATGGCAAAGCAGCTTTTACACTTCTTTTGCCATCCTTTAAAAATCTGGTATTCTGCGAAATCCACATGATTATTCGCTTAAATATGCCTTCTTTACCGAATCATTATTCATCAGTTCATGGGCATTGCCGCTTAACACTATGGCCCCTGTTTCCAGAACATAAGCACGGTTTGCAATGGACAAAGCCTTTTTTGCGTTTTGCTCCACCAACAATACCGTTGTTCCTGACTTGTTTACTTCCTGAATAATATCAAAAATCTCATTCACGTAAATCGGGGAAAGGCCCATGGAGGGCTCGTCAAGCACAATCACCTTTGGATGGCTCATCAGTGCACGTCCCATGGCTAACATCTGCTGCTCTCCGCCGCTTAAAGTTCCCGCAGGCTGGTTCTTTCTCTCCAGAAGCCTTGGGAAACGTTTGTAGATCATCTGCAGGGTTTCTTCTATCTCATTTTTATCCCGTCTTGTATAAGCGCCCAGCTTTAAATTTTCATAAACACTCAAAGCTGCAAACACCCGCCGTCCTTCCGGTACATGAGCCATACCCATGCCCACAATTTTATCGCCCCGGATTCTTGTGATATCCTGGCCATCAAACTGGATGGTACCGGAGGTCGCCTTTAAAAGACCGGTTATGGTATGAAGGGTCGTGGTTTTTCCAGCGCCGTTGGCGCCGATCAGGGCTACGATCTCACCCTCGTTTACTTCAAAGGAAATATTCTTAAGCGCCTTGATGACGCCATAATATACTTCTAAGTCTTTTACTTCAAGTAGTGCCATTCCTTAAGCCTCCTTATTCTCCCAGATATGCCTTGATAACTTCCGGATCATTGAGCACATCCGCC
This genomic stretch from Lacrimispora sphenoides harbors:
- a CDS encoding ABC transporter ATP-binding protein, encoding MALLEVKDLEVYYGVIKALKNISFEVNEGEIVALIGANGAGKTTTLHTITGLLKATSGTIQFDGQDITRIRGDKIVGMGMAHVPEGRRVFAALSVYENLKLGAYTRRDKNEIEETLQMIYKRFPRLLERKNQPAGTLSGGEQQMLAMGRALMSHPKVIVLDEPSMGLSPIYVNEIFDIIQEVNKSGTTVLLVEQNAKKALSIANRAYVLETGAIVLSGNAHELMNNDSVKKAYLSE
- the yqfD gene encoding sporulation protein YqfD, with the protein product MLAWLNHYLFGYLSIEMTGFSPERFLNMCNVHEIELWKVVNCGHSYQLFMTVQGFRKVKPLVRKSKVRLRILKKFGLPFFLHRNKKRKLYAAGFISFFLILYSLSLFIWDIEFDGNRMYTYDTLLKFCESEEIRYGMKKSKIDCDVLEESFRTKFPEITWVSARVSGTRLLVKIKENEVLSEIPAKDETPCDIIAEKGGVITSMIVRSGVPMAAIGDTVEEGQILVSGALPIIDDSETVINTHFIRSDADITARTEYHFTRQMPLFRKIDVETGKERNGYYMKAFRFSFMLIRPRPEGTSWKRTMEEEQLHLFQNFYLPIYFGKITGKEYISYERPYTEEEKKLLSEDINERYKKNLIEKGVQILENHVKILDNESLCQVAIDFVVEEPLGRREALKIQRSEEPEETNHSNERN
- the spoIVA gene encoding stage IV sporulation protein A; this encodes MDNYNVYNDIKARTNGEIYIGVVGPVRTGKSTFIKRFMELMVLPGMEDEHQKTQTRDELPQSAAGKTIMTTEPKFIPKEAATIRLGDEIETKVRLIDCVGFMVDGAAGHIENDEERLVKTPWFDYEIPFTKAAEIGTRKVINDHSTIGVVITTDGSIGELKRPNYIAAEERTVQELKNLGKPFIILLNSARPYSEETAALSKDISQKYGVTVMPINCEQLKKDDVNNILERVLKEFPVTEMDFFIPKWLEILPATHWLKAQVIQAAKDMVKKVSHMKDVSSDLFDGSTESVRSIKIQNLNMADGSVSVAMDVDDSYYYQILSDYVGLPIEGEYQLMQTLSELAKMKAEYEKVNQAMSQVRFKGYGIVTPERSEIILDEPEVIKHGNKYGVKMRAEAPSINLIKAHIQTEIAPIVGSEQQAEDLIAYIKENARDSEDGIWNTNIFGKSIEQIVEDGIQQKVSQLTEDCQIKLQDTLQKIINDSNGGMICIII
- the rnhA gene encoding ribonuclease HI, whose translation is MTKVQLFTDGAARGNPDGPGGYGAVLQFTDSKGQLHEKTMSGGYVKTTNNRMELMAAIAGLEALTRPCQVELYSDSKYVTDAFNQHWIENWVKNNWKRGKSGPVKNIDLWERLLKAIEPHQVTFHWVKGHAGHPQNERCDVLATSAADGDDLQVDEGI
- the alaS gene encoding alanine--tRNA ligase gives rise to the protein MFLEFFESKGHLAMKSFSLVPHNDNSLLLINSGMAPLKPYFTGQEIPPRKRVTTCQKCIRTGDIENVGKTARHGTFFEMLGNFSFGDYFKDEAIHWSWEFLTQVVGLDPDRLYPSVYLEDDEAFEIWNKKIGIAPERIFRFGKADNFWEHGAGPCGPCSEIYYDRGEKYGCGKPDCTVGCECDRYMEVWNNVFTQFENDGHGNYEELQQKNIDTGMGLERLAVVVQDVDSIFDVDTIKALLNRVAELARTEYKKDPDVDVSLRLITDHVRSCTFMISDGIMPSNEGRGYVLRRLLRRAARHGRLLGIEGKFLADLSATVIDLSKDGYPELEEKKAMILKVLTQEEDKFNKTIDQGLAILGELEEEMIKEKITILSGENAFKLYDTYGFPLDLTLEILEEKNFSVDEDGFKAAMQKQRETARNARKTTNYMGADVTVYQSIDPAITTEFIGYDKLVCDSKILVLTSETDLVEALTDGETGTIVTEQTVFYGTMGGQQGDVGRIVSDMGEFKVEDTIHLQGGKVGHVGRMIKGMLQTGDVVTLKVCENNRQNTGKNHSATHLLQKALRAVLGNHVEQAGSLVDGDRLRFDFTHFSAMTLKEIQQVETLVNEKIKESLPVKTEIMSLEEAKKSGAMALFGEKYGDSVRVVKMGDFSTELCGGTHINNTGVIGSFKILSETGIAAGVRRIEALTGDGLMHYYQETEKELLEAAKIVKTTPSSLTEKLQSLLEEIKALHSENEKLKSKLAKDSLGNVMDQVKEIKGVKVLATKVLDVDMNGLRNLGDQLKDKIGDGVIVIASVQDDKVNLMATVTEDAQKKGAHAGNLIKAIASLVGGGGGGRPNMAQAGGKNPAGVDACLEKVAEIVAEQLN
- a CDS encoding YabP/YqfC family sporulation protein, yielding MFEESKEKAASALKLPKDVVMGEVLVSFLGRHSVVIENYRSIILYTDCSIKLQAKNCRVIIGGSRLMIEYYTNEEMKINGYIKSLEFE
- the rpsU gene encoding 30S ribosomal protein S21, producing the protein MSNVIVKDNETLDSALRRFKRNCAKAGIQQEIRKREHYEKPSVRRKKKSEAARKRKYN
- a CDS encoding lysozyme inhibitor LprI family protein: MNKNRGIWIVIGSILVIGILITLATSTFIKSKENVSDPLGITGLSNSEIPDDQAEAKGYGGTPELFSADMAAPQEAPASAAESKMRKAGPAAAPNAETAAENRSQPADAELRMKSAAVSDQAEPVPQAEENSNEASIEETVISPISPDLKSRQANAAAPAEGAAYYQKHLLELDAQIKKMREESGDSNTYSMKVLVDKEFKLWNREQNAIYTAIIEGLTDEDKETLETSQQAWIKSRDAKAEEAAKKYSGGSLEEVEYTASLAESTRARAYDLVTEYMDVLSLKEEQ
- a CDS encoding MBL fold metallo-hydrolase RNA specificity domain-containing protein, coding for MKLMFIGAAREVTGSCHYLEAAGFKILVDCGMEQGIDKFVNVDLPVSYAEIDYVLLTHAHIDHAGMLPFIYARGFRGRVISTVATADLCGIMLKDSAHIQESETEWKNRKARRAGLPEEEPLYGINDAMGVLELFHSYNYNEKVELEDGFTIRFIDVGHLLGSASVEIWITEGGISKKIVFSGDIGNKNKPLIRDPHYIKEADYVVMECTYGDRLHGVIPDHVSILAGIVQKTLDSGGNVVIPAFAVGRTQELLYMFRRIKAEKLVTGHDGFEVYVDSPLAVEATQIFKDNLVDCYDEETKELVMKGINPISFPGLKLSVTSEESKNINFNSKPKVIISAAGMCDAGRIRHHLKHNLWRRSCTIVFTGYQSIGTLGRSLIEGCSEVRLFGETIQVEAHIEQMEGMSSHADMEGLIAWLNAFEEKPRQVFLVHGDDLVCSSFEQLLEKDYGYRVKAPHSGSVYDLSLGRWLDETEGVAVVKGPEISKKPVGVYGRLFAAGERLLQVIRHNEGGANKDLAKFADQINSLCDKWDR